The Bacteroidia bacterium DNA window TTGACGGACATAGGGCATCACTTTTTCTGGATTTTCTAATGCATATTCAATACTGCGGCGTAATATCCTGTTTAGCTGCTCTACCGTTTCGGAATCTAATCTCTTAGAAGCTATAATACCTCCCAATGGAATTGGCAACCCTGTTTGTTTTTCCCAAAAATCACCTAAATCTACAATTGGATACAAGCCATGTTCTTGATAGACAAACCGGCTTTCGTGGATAATCACTCCGGCATCAACTTCGCGCCTATTTAAGGCAGGAATAATATCACTGAAAAGCATAACGCGCTTATGTGCAACGTATTGACAGTAGTTTTGGAGTAATAAATTTGCCGTAGTATCTAAACCCGGAATAGCAATAGTTGAAAAGGGTAGCTCATCTATGGTTATGGGCTTATAGGAAATCAGTAGTGGGCCACAGCCATGACCTAAAGCACTACCAGAATCTAATAAAACATATTTATGACGCAAGAATGCATAGGCAAAAAACGAAACTTTGCACACATCTACTTGGTCAAAACGCGCCATTTGATTAAGTTCTTTAATGTCAGCTAACGTTATGTCTATTTCAATATTTTCTGTATCTATTAAATTATTCGCCCAAGCAGCAAACATGAAGGTATCATTTGGGCATGTACTAAAGGCAACTCGAATAGGTGGAATGTTCATAAAAAACGCACAAAGTTACTAAAAAGTATATTCTGAGCCTGTTGCACGACAAAAAGAATAAAAATATTTAACTATTTGATTTTGAATTAATTAAATAATTTATTATTTTTGTGGTGTGATAAAGCACGCCCAAATACAGATGAGTTTTAGCCAGCCCTACGTTTCTAAACGCAGTTCTAAAAACGCGTTTCTAAAGCAAATAAATGAGGTAATTGATTGGGAATCAATCGTAAAAATACTTCAAAAACACTACCCAAAAGGGCTTAGACCGGACGGCAGACCCGCCTACAACCCCATTATTCTTTTCAAAATGCTACTGCTCGGCGTTTGGTATAAAAGCCTGAGCGACAGAGACATAGAAGACAGGACCAACACCGATTTAAGCTGGATGACCTTCGTTGGGCTGAGTCTTGAAGACGAAGTACCCGACCACAGCACCCTGTGCCGCTTCCGCAACGAACTGGCAGGAAGCAATGCCTACGACTTGCTGTTGCAAGAACTTAACCAACAGCTTGATAAACATGCTATTACGGTAAAATCCGGCTGCATAATAGATGCCTCCATTACCGACAGCCCCCGCAAACCCACCGGAAAACCCACCTACGAAATTGCCGAAGACAGAAAAGAAAACGAACAAACGGAAGAAGCTATACAAACACAAACGGCTGAATTAAAGCTTGTTAAAGTAAATCAACCTGGCGTGGACGACGAAGCCCGCTGGCTCAAAAAAGGCAAAGAAACCCGCTTTGGCTACAAAAAACACGTTATTACCGACGGCAACGGATTGGTCCTTGCCCTGGAGACCACACCCGCCAACGTCCATGACCATAACCACTTTAACACATTGATAACCAAGGCACAAGTTCCCCCAAAAGTCGCCATCTATGCCGACAAAGCCTACAAATCCAAAGCCCATACCACCTACCTCAAAGCGAAGGGACTTAAAGATAGAGTGTGTTATAAAGCAGTGAAAAACAAACCCTTAACAAAATTACAACTCAAATTCAACCAACTCTGCGGCAAACACCGCTACAAAATAGAGCGCACCTTTGCCGGCACCAAAAGCTGGTTCGGCGGCGGCACCGCCCGCTATGTGGGCATCGCCAAAACCCACGCCCAGCACGCCCTGGAAGCAATTGCATACAACCTGTATAGGTTACCTAAGCTATTAGTAAACAATATGTTAACACCAAAAACGGCACCACCTCAAATGCAGCTATTTTAAGCCTGTAGGCCCAAAATACGCCCAATTGGTAAAAATGAGGCGAAAAAGGGGCAAAAACATAAAAAATGAAACCCCACACCCACAAAAAAAGACGTAAANNNNNNNNNNNNNNNNNNNNNNNNNNNNNNNNNNNNNNNNNNNNNNNNNNACGGGAGAAAATTTGGGCTTTTTTAAAAATTTAGAGGTTATGCAACGCGCTCCTTCTGTTTTAAATAATCTCTTTGCGATTATTTAAAAACAGAATATACTATAGATCAAAAATTTCTAATAATGATATATCCGGTTTTTACTCTAAACAGAAAAGCTATCTCCACAACCGCAGGTGCGGGAAGCATTGGGATTTACAAAATGAAATCCTTTGCCATTTAGCCCGTCCGAAAACTCTAAGGTAGTTCCGGCAAGGTATAAGTAACTCTTGATGTTGCAGACAAGTTTAACGCCAAGATATTCAAACAATTGGTCTCCGGGCAAAGATTCATCGTCAAAATCAAGCTGATATGAAAGACCGGAACAACCGCCACCCACTACCGAAACCCTTAATGCGTAGTTGTCATTAAGATTTGCTTTTTGACGAAGCTGTTGAATGTGGTTAGCGGCCTTTTCACTAATTTGAATATCCATACTTATTAATGATGATTACTCGAAACGGGTTCTAATCCGTTTTTTACACGATAGTCATTGATAGCGGCACGAATAGCGTCTTCAGCTAAAACAGAACAGTGAATTTTTACCGGAGGTAAAGCTAATTCTTCAACAATATCCATATTGCTGACGGTAAGTGCGTCATCTATGGTTTTTCCTTTGAGCCATTCTGTGGCTAATGAGCTGGAAGCTATAGCTGAACCACAACCGAAGGTCTTAAACTTTGCGTCGGTAATGATGTTCGTTTCTGTATCAACTTCAATTTGCAGGCGCATAACATCCCCACATTCGGGTGCACCAACTAATCCTGTGCCTACCTCTTTACGCTCTTTGTCTAATGTTCCTACGTTACGAGGATTTGTATAGTGATCTATTACTTTATTTGAATATGCCATGGTAGTTAAAAATTAAAAGTTAAAAATTAAAAATTAATGGTGGTGAGGCCATTGTACTTTTGATAGGTCAATTCCTTCTTGATACATTTCCCAAAGTGGGCTTAGGCTTCTGAGTTGTGTTAC harbors:
- a CDS encoding iron-sulfur cluster assembly accessory protein; protein product: MDIQISEKAANHIQQLRQKANLNDNYALRVSVVGGGCSGLSYQLDFDDESLPGDQLFEYLGVKLVCNIKSYLYLAGTTLEFSDGLNGKGFHFVNPNASRTCGCGDSFSV
- a CDS encoding 1,4-dihydroxy-6-naphthoate synthase, producing the protein MNIPPIRVAFSTCPNDTFMFAAWANNLIDTENIEIDITLADIKELNQMARFDQVDVCKVSFFAYAFLRHKYVLLDSGSALGHGCGPLLISYKPITIDELPFSTIAIPGLDTTANLLLQNYCQYVAHKRVMLFSDIIPALNRREVDAGVIIHESRFVYQEHGLYPIVDLGDFWEKQTGLPIPLGGIIASKRLDSETVEQLNRILRRSIEYALENPEKVMPYVRQYAQEMDDEVIKAHIELYVNQSTISLDDRGQEAVKQLIEMADSFTLIAGAI
- the iscU gene encoding Fe-S cluster assembly scaffold IscU, translating into MAYSNKVIDHYTNPRNVGTLDKERKEVGTGLVGAPECGDVMRLQIEVDTETNIITDAKFKTFGCGSAIASSSLATEWLKGKTIDDALTVSNMDIVEELALPPVKIHCSVLAEDAIRAAINDYRVKNGLEPVSSNHH
- a CDS encoding IS5 family transposase is translated as MIKHAQIQMSFSQPYVSKRSSKNAFLKQINEVIDWESIVKILQKHYPKGLRPDGRPAYNPIILFKMLLLGVWYKSLSDRDIEDRTNTDLSWMTFVGLSLEDEVPDHSTLCRFRNELAGSNAYDLLLQELNQQLDKHAITVKSGCIIDASITDSPRKPTGKPTYEIAEDRKENEQTEEAIQTQTAELKLVKVNQPGVDDEARWLKKGKETRFGYKKHVITDGNGLVLALETTPANVHDHNHFNTLITKAQVPPKVAIYADKAYKSKAHTTYLKAKGLKDRVCYKAVKNKPLTKLQLKFNQLCGKHRYKIERTFAGTKSWFGGGTARYVGIAKTHAQHALEAIAYNLYRLPKLLVNNMLTPKTAPPQMQLF